In Ascaphus truei isolate aAscTru1 chromosome 7, aAscTru1.hap1, whole genome shotgun sequence, one genomic interval encodes:
- the LOC142498513 gene encoding ETS translocation variant 3-like protein yields MHCGCVTDRGTVVPSSYWIPGLAFPDWAYKAESSPGSRQIQLWHFILELLQKEEYQNVIAWQQGEYGEFVIKDPEEVARLWGRRKGKPQMNYDKLSRALRYYYNKRILHKTKGKRFTYKFNFSKLIFVNYPVWDVRAPAQPLLMGSNMYRSAAVPPGVHREVLQNTILAHKLLADQLASRRVIQNPVDFDMSVEKKALGAGRCSSASSSCFLGSCCHFGLHDIYPHVPPSAAELHPVGFAPHSGRPLYSSPLPGSAEWQLCADHLFHPHQTLMSLEERIQSLSHRGIHNRLPGGPFPNLSPSQMATLSKETLPFLAPPANAKGQTDRSQASSAVKPEPETQLRSRGEEENMLMAPHGSEKAPLRSSENHSMRSKRLVCPDMPHPPGIRKKWQLKPT; encoded by the exons ATGCACTGTGGCTGTGTGACGGATAGAGGCACCGTTGTTCCCAGCTCTTACTGGATACCAG GGCTGGCGTTCCCAGACTGGGCGTACAAGGCGGAATCGAGCCCCGGCTCCCGGCAGATCCAGCTGTGGCATTTCATCTTGGAGCTGCTGCAGAAGGAAGAGTACCAAAATGTCATCGCGTGGCAGCAGGGGGAATACGGGGAGTTTGTCATCAAGGACCCCGAAGAGGTGGCGAGACTGTGGGGCCGGCGCAAGGGCAAACCTCAGATGAACTATGACAAGCTGAGCCGGGCACTCAG GTATTACTACAACAAGAGGATACTGCACAAGACCAAAGGGAAGAGATTCACCTACAAGTTTAACTTCAGCAAGCTCATTTTCGTCAACTACCCAGTGTGGGACGTGAGGGCCCCGGCACAACCTCTACTGATGGGGAGCAATATGTATCGTTCAGCAGCGGTGCCGCCTGGGGTGCACAGGGAG GTCCTACAGAATACGATCCTTGCACACAAGTTATTGGCCGACCAACTCGCTTCTCGTAGAGTGATCCAGAATCCAGTGGACTTTGACATGAGTGTGGAGAAAAAGGCATTGGGTGCTGGGC GATGCAGCTCGGCCTCCTCTTCCTGTTTTTTGGGATCCTGTTGCCATTTTGGCCTCCACGACATCTACCCCCATGTACCTCCCTCCGCTGCAGAACTTCATCCCGTAGGCTTTGCTCCCCACAGTGGGCGACCTCTTTACTCCTCTCCTCTCCCAGGTTCTGCTGAGTGGCAGCTCTGTGCCGATCACTTGTTTCACCCTCATCAGACGCTGATGTCCTTGGAGGAGAGAATTCAGAGCCTCAGTCATAGGGGAATTCACAACAGGCTGCCAGGAGGACCATTTCCCAACCTTTCTCCGAGCCAAATGGCTACCCTATCCAAAGAAACCCTGCCATTTCTGGCACCGCCCGCCAACGCAAAGGGGCAGACAGATCGCTCCCAGGCTTCCTCTGCTGTGAAACCCGAACCAGAGACACAGCTTAGATcacgaggagaggaggagaacatGCTCATGGCTCCTCATGGAAGTGAGAAGGCTCCTCTCCGTTCTTCTGAGAACCATAGCATGAGAAGCAAGCGCTTGGTATGCCCCGACATGCCACATCCGCCTGGCATCAGAAAAAAATGGCAGCTAAAGCCTACCTAG